Genomic DNA from Leishmania major strain Friedlin complete genome, chromosome 2:
CAAAAGCGCTGAGTCGTCTCTGCCTCCACTTTGGCAGGCGCAACCACAACTGCCATGGCAGCCCCAACGCGTATCTCTCGGAAGACGGCCATTGGGACATGCATCACGCTTTGAAGAGGCCACTGCGCACGATACCATTCCCAGAGCACTCCCTTCTCTGTAGCACTCGGTCACTCAGCACGCATCGACTCCATTTCCCTCAGCGCTGCGTCCATGCTGCGCACAGCAacgactgccgctgcgcaacaGCCACACAGCACGCGAACAACTAAACGGGAGAAAGCAGCGGATCCGAAACAGCTGTGTTGCAGTGTCTATGAGGTGCAGGGTATGGGAGAGCGCTACGTGGAGCACCTGGGAAggaggtgcacgcgcgcgggaCTTCTCACGGTGCAGCCTTTCCTAGTAGCTCACTGCGAGGCAACAGGGAGGCGTTACCGGAAAAAAGGCGGGAGcaggagagagcgggggcGGGGCACGAGAGGATCGAGCTCAAAGCAGTTGGTCCAGCGGAACAGGGGCGTAAGTACCGCATCAGATTCAAAGTACTCTCCACCTACATTCCCGAGCAGAAGTTCAGGCGTACTCACAAAGGCACCTTCGCTGTGACGTACGCCACAACACGTCCACTGCCCTCGCTGAGGGCACGATCCCATCCTCTCTGGGCGGCCTCGCTGATCCGTGTGTGGTGACGCTGCTCAGCCTCCCCCGAAGAGAAGGTGACCACCCTATGAAGAACGCAGTGGCGTGAAGGCACAGAGGACGGCCAAACCTCCTGCCGCATCGCTTGGCGCTGCGGTGATGGCTCAGGGCTGCAGTGCACGCACCCGTTTACCTTGAGGCATGTCAGAAGGGGCCCTTTGAGGCAAGAACGAGGGTCCCCTCAGACACACGGCGGTCTTCACTATAACATCGGCAAACATGTAGGCCCACACGCAGGCGGTTCTGCGCAGCATTGCCTCTACTCTGTTGCCGCAGCGTCCGCAATCGTGTGTGGTTGAGCCGTCGAGAAGAGGGAGCGACAAGCGAGCGTGCACATGTTCAAACACTGACCGCGCGGAGCAGAACAAACCAGAGGCTCCAACCCACAGCtcttgctgcagcgccttgcaTCCGCCTCAGCACACCTTTCCAACGCTAGGGCGTGATTTTGCTTGTCGCAGCGATGCCGATCGCGTGAGAATAGAAACATCCCACTACTCTCACTCCATACACAGATGCGCACCCCCGCCCGTGAGCGCAGCTTATCTGCTTGGAGTACACAAGAGCGTCGCTTTGGATCACTCGCTTTTCATCGTGCCTGCCGCCCTGCCCACCAGACCCTCCATCACTGCAATGGAAAGGTGGAGTCTGAGTAACTCGAGTGCCCCTGTCGGGCAGCAGTGGGTAGTGCAGCTGAACAATGCTTGTTTGCTGCGTACAGACTTGCGCGGCGCACTACTCCTGCGCGTCTCTCCAGTTGTCATAGAAAGGCTTCTGCAAAGAGGGGAAGGCTTGGCGCGACCGCAGACAGTGAGCGAGGTTGCGTTCACAGTGTCATCCGCAGACAGAGAGTCTGCTTTGCAGCTGGCAGCACGACTAGGGACAGATTGTGAGTGTCCGCTCGCACAGCAGACACCCTCCGCATGTTGTCAACCTGCACACAGTCACTGCAGAGTATCGCATCGGCTACTTCACAGCTCCGCTGGCTGCCTTGGTCATGTTTCCACACGTGAGATCCGGTTTGCGTGTCGAATAGTGCAACCTTCGGGCCTCttttccccctcctcgtcggcgctACTGCCTGCACCTTGCGATGCAAGTGTATCGAAGACTGCGCTATGAGACCTTGTGAGCACAACCCGTGCCGGACGCTGGAGGGCGTGGTGTTTGGGGAAGCGATTCTCTGTTGAGCCACTGTAAGGCGCTTATGGGATTCACGGAAGAGTCCAGGTCCCTCATCGCCGCATCACACGGCCTATGCAGAGCGCTGTTCTTTTTCCCGCAGAGCACCTGGGTGACTACATTTTCTTCCACGCCTCAATATGCAGCCGCCCAGATCGGCGAGTCTTCGCCAGACAGCTAGCGTCGAGCCTACTGAGTGGCGCAAGGAAAAGCAAGCGTGCGAATCGGGAACCGCACCGGCAGTCattcgcgctgctgccctccgtACGCATTCCACGGTCTGCCTCCAAcccacggccgccgtcgcttgCCGCGCGACACGGTCCTCTGGGACATTCGTTGTCCGACATTATTCCCGGATGGGTTTTCAGGATTcgtcacacgcgcacacactccaCTCACTGGTGCCACCGCAGTGTCAAGTaagagggaggcgggcaAAGGCGGGGCGAAAGGCACGCCAAGGAGTCCGCGGTAACGAGTCCAGAGCACGAGATagttttgttttttctttcggTGACAGCCCGGCATGTACCACGGGAGCATTCGGCCGCCTTCTTGCGTGTGCTGTGTAGTGAAAGGAGCTCACGTAACGGCTGCCAAAAGGATGTGATGCGAGTagaagggcgagggaggggagagggagacgcgGTACTGGCGGCGGATCTGGAAGCGAAACAGCGTTGGTGGCTCAGGCGCAGGACAGGTTGTAGAGCACCGCTTACGCGTTCGTGCAGGACCGCACACAGCCCTCCAAGACAGGCTCATCTTCACGCAAGTAACGGACACCTGGGATGCGCCGTCACAGAAAACGCCACACGAAGGCGGGCCCTCGCCCGTCTGTTATGGTGTTCACGTTTTTTGTCTCTGGGTATGTTTTTattttttcctctctctttttcttgcaAGCTGCTCGCCGCCCAACCACCTCGTCGGCAACTATGCGTGCGACTCGTACACATGGAACATTGCATTGTATCACAGAGAACAAGAAGAAACAACGGAGCAAGAcggaaacaaaacaaaagtCAACAAAGAAACAACAATCGGGAGCGTAGGTGCGAAGAGGGTGAATGAAACAAAGAAACATATCTGTAACGCACGGCGAAGGCTCGGCGGGGCGGTCGCTGTTTTCATGAGAAAGCAATCATCAGAATTCAACCCAGAGACAGCAgatgtgagagagagagatagggGCGGCACATTGTCTATGGCTTGCATCCGTACAGAAGAATTGGGATGGAAGAAGCCGCGCTCTCTCCACGCTACCGACTCTTTGTGAAGTCCATTGCTCCCAACGCGCCTCTTGTCCTCACCTAGTCGAGCTGAACACAGTTGTTTAGAGGGCCTCCTAAAGGTAGAGGTTAGAACACGTCTGATGTACGACGtaaaggaagagagagcaacacagagagagctAGCTTCACTGCATcaggaaagagaaggaaaagaaaacacggCGACAGGAAAAGCAATGACTTGGAGCAATGCACAGCACAGCTCATCATGAGGCGCACGCCTCAGAACGGCAAAAACACCAGTGAAAGCCGACCATCAGTGCCCTGCGCcaagcaaaagaaaagacGAACGAAGGTGTAGCTGTTACAACAGCGCAATGATAAGGAAGGTACTTGAACTCTGGAAAGCAAAACCACCAGAACGGTAGTGAGTATAGAGCCGAATCGCTGGCGTCACATTTCCGTACCTTTCCAATCGCCGTGTCGCTTGAACACAACCTCGACGTCACAAGAGACAACGCAGAAAGAGCACAAACGGGGCTGGCGGGCTGGCACAATGGAGGCCAATCTACCTCTTACCAGACTCCAAGACACACGCGACATCGTCCCTTCGGCGGAACTTGTACCGAACATCGTATACCGCGACTTCGTCCCCCTCGGCTACAGTGTACGCAGTGCGTGGGTCTCCGCGTACCCAGTCGAGATCGAATGACGCTCCGAGCCCCACGAGTGTGCTCGGCACCTGAGACGCCACCCACTCGTGCATCCGCTGCGTTGCATTCTCCTCAATCGTGTTCACGTCGATGCCCTGCGCAATCAACCGCTTGGCCTCCTCGGCCACCTTGAACTCATTTTTGTGGAAGTAGTGGACATAGTATGGAATCGCTGACATGCCAAAGTGCGCCATCACCGAGATCCACGTCAGCTTGACAGGCGTTGGCCGCAGAATCTGGTGCGCCCGGAACCGCCGGTCAGCCATGTAGCACACGCGCTTCTTGGGGCAGAACCTCTCCACGGCGTCGTGGTGATCTCTTATCTGCGTCCCGATATGCTTATCCTCGTGCTGCATGTTCAAGCTAAGATATTCCTTTTCCAGCCTGTAATCGTAGGGATTTGTCAGCAGCTTCATCAGAAGAGCATTGGAGCCATCAAACGGGTTCAGTGCAGCCTGGATGAGACGACGGTCTAGTGCATAGCCCGCGCCGTTGCCATACGCGAGTTTACTTCTATAGAGCCACCACACTCGATACAGGCATTCCTCCGCGTCGTCGATGGCCAGTGTCGGTGGGATAACCCCTCTGTGTGGAATCGTCACCGTCAAGTTGCGCGGCTTCTGCCACCCACCGCGCACatgccgcaggtcgctcaAGTACTGTGGCACCTTCAGGTacatgtcgtcgtcgcccttcATGATGTACGGCACGTCCGGGAAGGCAGTGTACGCGTAGTTCAGCCATAACACGGTCTTTTGAGACATGCCTACTTCCGTCGGTATACCCCACGACATACGCATGCCCATTTGCTTTTCGGTGGTCGGCTTGCGGTCCGTCAAAAAGTCCAGCCATAGCAAgttgcggtggtgcagcgcctcctgccacAGTGCCGCGGACGCGTGGCACACGtactgcgccgctgctgtgaaGGCAGGTGTCACGGGCAGCGACAACTGGGCTGAAAGAGCCGTGAGGGACGAGGTCCCGGCCACAAGACTTGCCGCAGTCACCACGGTGGTCCTTACACCAGCGCAGGGTGATCTCCACACCGCGTCATCGCTTCGTGGGATGTCGCGCCACCCATCACGCAGCACCACGCGACACTGCAGGTAGGGGGGTGCATTGTTGACGTCTCCACCCTCCACAGCCAGGTGCTGCTCAGTTGCTGCGGCGTACTCGCTCACTGTCGGGGCCAGCTGAACCATGTCCACGGTGGAATGCGTCGAGTCCTCAGAATCAtgctccgcagcagcgaacacgtagagctgcagcagcgcgccagtAAAGTTGTTCTCGGTGCGTGCAACCTCTCGGTACGTCAGCCACGTCGCCCGCTGCGCGTCCCGCAGAGGGTAGCGCA
This window encodes:
- the SCG3 gene encoding phosphoglycan beta 1,3 galactosyltransferase 3 (previous protein_id=AAZ10010.1), producing the protein MQEENNVPAEWAPRDTHRLDPLQLLPSSQRHCGRSSAAGSGQGCHSRSRGKPEVHSTRASSGGKRGAGTLPRSDDCLNDVARTPLFRFCGHPWRPAAHCLCLHTRQRRLVALAVLLALIVMVHWVIIEFTTNIDAQQKPSIELLNEADREYESSSPFSVLVQHESAVERLTTTQRGLAASGAGSLARLEQDQLPSWTLRVIDEDCTMCFDNVTYASAVAADAGRSTNKTGHHKQKGLSVFATTSAPLGLMGPMLFAMASVTDDVDVAAELPRWQWVTWSYAQQRRFVHASQSRSTGERPRHLIVVGIPSTDQPMRYPLRDAQRATWLTYREVARTENNFTGALLQLYVFAAAEHDSEDSTHSTVDMVQLAPTVSEYAAATEQHLAVEGGDVNNAPPYLQCRVVLRDGWRDIPRSDDAVWRSPCAGVRTTVVTAASLVAGTSSLTALSAQLSLPVTPAFTAAAQYVCHASAALWQEALHHRNLLWLDFLTDRKPTTEKQMGMRMSWGIPTEVGMSQKTVLWLNYAYTAFPDVPYIMKGDDDMYLKVPQYLSDLRHVRGGWQKPRNLTVTIPHRGVIPPTLAIDDAEECLYRVWWLYRSKLAYGNGAGYALDRRLIQAALNPFDGSNALLMKLLTNPYDYRLEKEYLSLNMQHEDKHIGTQIRDHHDAVERFCPKKRVCYMADRRFRAHQILRPTPVKLTWISVMAHFGMSAIPYYVHYFHKNEFKVAEEAKRLIAQGIDVNTIEENATQRMHEWVASQVPSTLVGLGASFDLDWVRGDPRTAYTVAEGDEVAVYDVRYKFRRRDDVACVLESGKR